The Pelecanus crispus isolate bPelCri1 chromosome 7, bPelCri1.pri, whole genome shotgun sequence genome includes a window with the following:
- the GPR27 gene encoding putative G-protein coupled receptor 27 produces MANSSELGSSSSPHLPSAGGLLSASGLKLATLGLILCVSLAGNVLFAWLILKDRHLHRAPYYLLLDLCLADGLRSLACFPFVMLSVRSGAAWPHGPLSCKVLAFLAVLFCFHAAFLLFCVGVTRYMAIAHHRFYAKRMTGWTCLAVVCMVWTLSMAMAFPPVFDVGTYKFIREEEQCIFEHRYVKANDTLGFMLMLAAVIAATHLVYIKLLFFIHGHRKMKPAQLVPAISQNWTFHGPGATGQAAANWTAGFGRGPTPPTLVGIRQATHSQIKRLLVLEEFKMEKRLCKMFYMITLLFLLLWSPYIVACYLRVFIKASSIPQVYLTTSVWMTFAQAGVNPILCFIFNKELRVCLRAHFPCCQSIQSTQGTILCDLKSFGM; encoded by the coding sequence ATGGCGAACAGCAGcgagctggggagcagcagcagcccgcaCCTGCCCAGCGCCGGCGGCCTGCTGAGCGCCTCCGGGCTGAAGCTGGCCACCCTGGGCTTGATCCTCTGCGTGAGCCTGGCCGGCAACGTGCTCTTCGCCTGGCTCATCCTCAAGGACCGGCACCTGCACCGCGCCCCGTACTACCTGCTGCTGGACCTCTGCCTGGCCGACGGGCTCCGCTCGCTGGCCTGCTTCCCCTTCGTCATGCTGTCGGTGCGCAGCGGGGCCGCCTGGCCCCACGGGCCCCTCAGCTGCAAGGTGCTGGCCTTCCTGGCCGTGCTTTTCTGCTTCCACGCCGCCTTCCTGCTCTTCTGCGTGGGGGTCACGCGCTACATGGCCATCGCCCACCACCGCTTCTACGCCAAGCGCATGACGGGCTGGACCTGCCTGGCTGTGGTGTGCATGGTGTGGACCCTCTCCATGGCCATGGCCTTCCCCCCCGTCTTCGACGTGGGCACCTACAAGTTCATCCGGGAGGAGGAGCAGTGCATTTTCGAGCACCGCTACGTCAAGGCCAACGACACGCTGGGCTTCATGCTCATGCTGGCGGCCGTCATCGCCGCCACCCACCTGGTCTACATCAAGCTGCTCTTCTTCATCCACGGCCACCGCAAGATGAAGCCGGCCCAGCTGGTACCGGCCATCAGCCAAAACTGGACTTTCCACGGGCCGGGAGCCACTGGCCAAGCAGCTGCGAACTGGACGGCTGGCTTTGGCAGGGGGCCCACGCCGCCCACCCTCGTGGGCATAAGGCAGGCCACCCACAGCCAGATCAagaggctgctggtgctggaggagTTTAAGATGGAGAAAAGGCTCTGCAAGATGTTCTACATGATCACcttgctcttcctgctcctctggTCCCCCTACATCGTGGCCTGCTACCTGCGGGTCTTCATTAAGGCCAGCTCCATCCCCCAGGTCTACCTGACCACCTCCGTCTGGATGACATTTGCCCAGGCAGGGGTCAACCCCATCCTCTGCTTCATCTTCAACAAGGAGCTCAGGGTCTGCCTCCGAGCCCACTTCCCGTGCTGCCAAAGCATCCAGAGCACCCAAGGCACCATCCTTTGCGATCTCAAGAGCTTTGGGATGTAG
- the PROK2 gene encoding prokineticin-2, which produces MRSLRGAPPPPLLLLLLLLLLLLLLLLAAGHGAVITGACDRDQQCGGGMCCAVSLWIRSLRMCTPMGNLGEECHPLSHRVPFSGRRMHHTCPCLPSLACVRTSPGKFKCLPDFRKEDVFF; this is translated from the exons ATGCGGAGCTTGCGCggcgctccgccgccgccgctgctgctgctgctgctgctcctgctgctgctgctgctgctgctgctggccgccGGGCACGGCGCCGTCATCACCGGG GCCTGCGACCGAGaccagcagtgcggaggagggATGTGCTGTGCGGTTAGCCTCTGGATCCGCAGCCTGCGAATGTGCACACCGATGGGAAATTTGGGAGAGGAGTGCCATCCTTTGAGTCACCGA GTTCCCTTCTCCGGGCGGCGGATGCACCACACCTGCCCGTgtctccccagcctggcctgcGTACGGACTTCTCCCGGCAAATTCAAATGTCTACCAGacttcagaaaagaagatgTCTTTTTTTAG